Proteins encoded within one genomic window of Nilaparvata lugens isolate BPH chromosome 11, ASM1435652v1, whole genome shotgun sequence:
- the LOC111057060 gene encoding fibroin heavy chain-like produces MKTLVVVTALLCCVAAQYQHSFHVESVGGPSYEVSNSKTGFQIQSSGASSQFASSGAASRSSSSFSSSADAAAKSAIASQHASAAFAPAVYPSSSYSSSAGVSQYASADAAYKSAGVSQYASVAPVALAPAVFPAPAPVVYSNYQSFAPQKSSASFRSGSASSFGASSGSAVSDSVPVIVPQAPVVVPHPAPVAYAVPAFAAQSDAYQNSGVNSASYGSSQASQSFGSSQAAQAATRSGYSTFNTKPVSSTQYISGYSAPSVSQSFKSAVSKSGSNSGGSSTSYSSGIQAFGAKNSAAIKSSGFNAQSVAAQKVQSDSAAYNGASSSNAGANHFGAHFVQPAQFVAVQQPFVVQSDAAAYNAANSGSVAYNAANSGSAYVAGSDAYGYSAQPVQVAVQKSAINYGVVPASVHVARGGSVFGAAGGYRGDVKYAGQAKAFGAQAQQSHAASAASQSSSAAFDTKQVAAQQNAAQTSAFVAHSQSAVPTFRAQYGFGGAVSNFGSIASKYDAKSAYGLKDGFSAKKAATFVQPAQFGAKIHQGVGSQSGVVSTDSAHVVEAQSDVASASGYGVHSGSAAGASKNAFGYGVHSAYGAGASKDASAFGYGAYGSRGHNAGAFYASQTASGASRQAYPIAANAAFNAAAVQSYILRQNQDQSDDGFAYSYDTENGISVQSDGQVRNAGTDAASLAVTGSYSYTGDDGKVYTIQYVADERGFVPVGEHISQLSSEIARSIEYNFAHPEEWNVQQ; encoded by the exons ATGAAGACTTTG GTTGTAGTGACAGCCCTACTCTGCTGTGTAGCCGCACAGTACCAACACTCCTTCCATGTTGAATCGGTTGGAGGACCATCCTACGAGGTCAGCAACTCCAAGACAGGCTTCCAGATTCAGAGCAGTGGCGCTTCTTCCCAGTTTGCCTCCAGTGGCGCTGCTTCAAGGTCATCATCAAGCTTCTcctcatcagctgatgctgcCGCCAAATCAGCTATTGCATCCCAGCATGCATCAGCAGCCTTTGCACCAGCTGTCTACCCATCATCAAGCTACTCATCCTCAGCTGGTGTATCCCAGTATGCATCAGCTGATGCAGCCTACAAATCAGCTGGTGTGTCTCAGTATGCATCAGTGGCACCTGTAGCTCTTGCACCAGCTGTTTTCCCTGCACCTGCTCCAGTTGTGTATTCAAACTACCAATCATTTGCACCCCAGAAATCCTCAGCATCTTTCAGGAGTGGATCAGCTTCAAGCTTCGGAGCTAGTTCAGGATCAGCTGTTTCAGATTCTGTCCCAGTAATTGTACCTCAAGCTCCAGTAGTTGTACCACATCCTGCACCTGTTGCTTATGCTGTGCCCGCATTTGCTGCCCAATCTGATGCCTACCAAAACTCAGGAGTCAACTCTGCATCCTATGGTAGCTCTCAAGCGTCCCAATCATTTGGTAGCTCCCAGGCAGCTCAGGCAGCTACCCGCTCTGGTTACAGCACATTCAACACCAAACCAGTGTCCTCAACCCAGTACATCAGTGGTTACTCTGCTCCATCCGTCTCACAGTCCTTCAAATCAGCTGTCTCCAAATCAGGCTCAAACTCTGGTGGCAGCAGCACATCTTACAGCTCTGGTATCCAAGCTTTTGGTGCCAAGAATTCAGCAGCTATCAAGTCATCTGGCTTCAATGCTCAGTCTGTGGCTGCCCAGAAGGTTCAATCAGATTCTGCAGCCTACAATGGTGCTTCCTCATCTAATGCTGGTGCGAACCACTTTGGTGCTCACTTTGTCCAACCCGCTCAGTTCGTTGCAGTCCAACAACCATTTGTGGTTCAGTCTGATGCTGCAGCCTACAATGCAGCAAACAGTGGGTCAGTAGCCTACAATGCAGCGAACAGTGGCTCTGCCTATGTTGCTGGTTCAGATGCCTACGGATACAGTGCCCAACCAGTTCAAGTAGCTGTCCAAAAGTCAGCAATCAACTATGGAGTCGTCCCAGCTAGTGTCCATGTTGCAAGGGGTGGATCAGTGTTTGGAGCTGCTGGTGGATACAGAGGTGATGTGAAATACGCAGGACAAGCTAAGGCTTTTGGAGCACAAGCTCAACAATCCCATGCCGCGTCTGCTGCCAGTCAATCTTCTTCTGCTGCTTTTGACACAAAACAAGTTGCGGCTCAACAAAATGCTGCGCAAACTTCTGCTTTTGTTGCCCACTCACAATCAGCTGTCCCCACTTTCAGGGCACAATATGGTTTTGGAGGTGCAGTGTCAAATTTCGGGAGCATTGCATCCAAATACGATGCTAAGAGCGCTTATGGTCTCAAAGATGGATTCTCCGCTAAGAAAGCAGCCACTTTTGTCCAGCCTGCCCAATTTGGTGCTAAAATTCACCAAGGTGTAGGTTCCCAGTCAGGAGTAGTCAGCACTGATTCTGCACATGTTGTTGAAGCCCAGTCCGATGTTGCATCTGCATCTGGCTATGGAGTGCATTCTGGATCAGCTGCTGGTGCATCCAAGAATGCATTCGGTTATGGAGTGCACTCTGCATATGGTGCCGGTGCATCCAAGGATGCATCTGCCTTTGGTTATGGAGCATATGGTAGCAGAGGACACAATGCTGGTGCATTCTATGCGAGTCAAACTGCATCTGGTGCATCCCGTCAGGCTTACCCCATTGCAGCCAATGCAGCCTTCAATGCAGCTGCAGTGCAGTCGTACATCTTGAGACAGAACCAGGACCAGTCTGATGACGGATTTGCTTACTC TTACGATACGGAAAACGGAATCTCGGTGCAAAGCGACGGTCAGGTGCGTAACGCGGGAACAGACGCGGCTTCCCTCGCTGTGACAGGCTCCTATTCCTACACAGGTGACGACGGAAAGGTCTACACCATCCAGTATGTCGCGGACGAACGCGGATTCGTGCCAGTCGGCGAACACATCAGTCAGCTGTCCTCTGAGATCGCCAGGTCCATCGAGTACAACTTTGCTCACCCTGAGGAATGGAATGTGCAGCAATGA
- the LOC111057061 gene encoding uncharacterized protein LOC111057061: MKSLSIVLSSVLALALAAPQVPYNSHVVLPSSGGHQYTLTNRPQGFSIETGAALSRAAPVQHVAPVVQHVAPVVQHVAPAVQHVAVTPVAPVAPVAVRASAVQPAAAYYRQAAPAAQYAAARKSVVVAQPAPIHYSPVQYSAQFDQSAASHYVADQSAAFAAKSAAAQQYSSASAAGFRSAHQIPSANIVRQQQDISDDGSAFTYGFESDNGISVQSQGQLKVYGPEQAGHSVSGSYSYVGDDGQTYTVNYVADETGFHASGAHLPQMSEEIARSVEYNLAPPRGMDPEVNRHHEDPGDLGDRHWIWNWTGECIEETKVD, encoded by the exons ATGAAATCCCTG TCGATCGTTCTATCCAGCGTGCTGGCTTTGGCTTTGGCCGCACCCCAGGTGCCATACAACTCCCACGTGGTGCTTCCAAGCAGTGGCGGTCACCAATACACCCTCACCAACCGTCCTCAG GGATTCAGCATTGAGACGGGCGCTGCTCTGTCCCGCGCTGCACCCGTGCAACACGTTGCACCAGTTGTGCAACACGTTGCTCCTGTCGTGCAGCACGTTGCACCAGCCGTGCAACACGTCGCCGTCACTCCCGTTGCTCCCGTTGCTCCTGTTGCCGTGAGAGCATCCGCTGTACAGCCCGCTGCAGCTTACTACAGACAGGCTGCTCCAGCTGCCCAGTATGCTGCTGCAAg GAAATCTGTAGTCGTAGCCCAGCCCGCTCCAATCCACTACTCACCCGTCCAATACTCCGCCCAGTTCGACCAATCAGCTGCCTCCCACTACGTCGCCGACCAATCAGCTGCTTTCGCCGCCAAATCAGCTGCCGCCCAACAGTACAGCTCAGCATCAGCTGCCGGATTCCGTTCCGCCCACCAGATTCCCAGCGCCAACATTGTCAGACAACAGCAGGATATCAGCGATGATGGATCGGCTTTCACTTATGG ATTCGAATCAGACAACGGCATCTCCGTCCAATCGCAAGGCCAACTGAAGGTGTACGGACCCGAGCAGGCCGGCCACTCCGTCTCAGGATCCTACTCGTACGTCGGAGACGACGGTCAGACCTACACTGTCAACTATGTCGCTGACGAGACAGGATTCCACGCCAGCGGAGCTCATCTGCCCCAGATGTCCGAGGAAATCGCAAGGTCGGTCGAGTACAACCTCGCCCCACCCCGAGGAATGGACCCAGAAGTAAACAGACACCATGAAGATCCTGGAGACCTTGGAGATCGACACTGGATTTGGAATTGGACTGGAGAGTGCATTGAGGAAACTAAAGTGGACTAA